Proteins found in one Lycium ferocissimum isolate CSIRO_LF1 chromosome 6, AGI_CSIRO_Lferr_CH_V1, whole genome shotgun sequence genomic segment:
- the LOC132059235 gene encoding protein SMAX1-LIKE 3-like: MRTGGYTFQQSLTSESASIVKQAVNLARRRGHAQVTPLHVASAMLSSSTGLLKRACLQSHSHPLQCKALELCFNVALNRLPTSVSSPILGPHSHLPSLSNALVAAFKRAQAHQRRGSIENQQQPILALKVEIEQLVISILDDPSISRVMREAGFSSTQVKNNVEQVVSKLEISTKPIVIGNNNMSQQITSSASHVLNLSLSKTGHQVIRNDDVMSVVESMMNFRKRRNTVIIGECLATAEGVVRGVIDKFDKGEVHGEMTHVQFISVPLFTLRNVSREEFEIKLRELRTLVKNYMNRGVVLYLGDLRWVSEFWTKYGDQQRNISYYSPVEHMIMELSRLLNSAMGENGRLWLIGIASFQTYTKCKTGHPSLQTLWDLYPLTIPVGSLGLSLNLESDLHSHFRNKAAMDGSSWSLGKAGVEKNLTCCADCVDNFNREVKTITSIQVKTESTTTYSSPGLPLWLQKYKEEHRQENNQQESEVMVDLCKKWNSICSSVHKQQPHFLEKGLISPLSSSPSPCSSNSISSSNDHMMKSSSKLHKSLLNWPVIFESNQSPKEHQFFIFDQNESTKPELLSNPNSSPNSASSSEASGYMENIDRFKEFNSDNMKILCKALEKKVPWQKDIIPEIVSTILECRSKKKESWLFFLGADSEGKEKISRELAKIAFGSEDSFVSIGLSSFSSSRADSTDHQEVISNKRSRNEHGRSYLERFADAVQENPSKVFFMEDIDQVDPFCQKGIKKAIETGSLTLSDDDLVSFKDAIIIFSSESFSSVSRACSPHHVTKKCDDQDFKEKNQEKIGDEISAPSSILDLNVATEEANGDENLMVSHDIGIWEAVDKQVIFKIQVL, from the exons ATGAGGACGGGTGGTTATACTTTCCAACAATCATTAACTTCTGAATCTGCAAGCATAGTGAAACAAGCTGTGAACTTAGCTAGAAGAAGAGGCCATGCACAAGTTACTCCTCTTCATGTAGCAAGTGCTATGCTTTCTTCTTCCACTGGCCTTCTCAAAAGAGCTTGTCTTCAATCCCATTCACATCCACTCCAATGCAAAGCTCTTGAACTGTGCTTCAATGTTGCACTCAATAGACTTCCTACTTCTGTTTCAAGTCCCATTTTAGGTCCTCATTCTCATCTTCCTTCACTTTCTAATGCCTTAGTTGCTGCTTTCAAAAGGGCTCAAGCTCATCAACGTCGCGGGTCGATAGAGAATCAGCAACAACCAATCTTAGCGCTCAAAGTAGAGATAGAACAGCTAGTGATCTCAATTCTTGATGATCCTAGTATTAGTAGAGTCATGAGGGAGGCTGGTTTTTCTAGTACACAAGTGAAAAACAATGTAGAACAAGTTGTTTCTAAGTTGGAGATTAGCAcaaagccaatagtcataggaAATAACAACATGTCACAACAAATAACATCATCAGCTAGTCATGTCCTAAATTTGTCACTTAGTAAAACAGGACATCAAGTTATAAGgaatgatgatgtgatgagtgTTGTGGAAAGTATGATGAATTTCAGGAAAAGGAGAAACACAGTTATCATTGGAGAGTGTTTAGCCACAGCTGAAGGGGTTGTTAGAGGAGTTATAGATAAGTTTGATAAAGGAGAAGTTCACGGAGAAATGACACATGTGCAGTTCATAAGTGTCCCACTTTTCACACTAAGAAATGTTTCAAGAGAAGAGTTTGAGATCAAGCTTAGAGAGCTAAGGACTTTAGTAAAAAACTATATGAACAGAGGGGTTGTTTTGTATTTAGGTGATCTTAGGTGGGTATCTGAGTTTTGGACAAAATATGGTGACCAACAAAGGAATATTAGTTACTATTCTCCTGTTGAACACATGATAATGGAGCTTAGTAGACTGTTGAATAGTGCAATGGGAGAAAATGGAAGGCTGTGGCTTATTGGAATTGCCAGTTTTCAAACTTACACAAAATGTAAAACTGGACATCCTTCTTTGCAGACCCTTTGGGATCTTTATCCTCTTACTATTCCTGTTGGCAGTTTGGGTCTCAGTCTCAATCTTGAAAG TGATTTGCATAGTCACTTTAGAAACAAGGCAGCAATGGATGGTTCAAGTTGGTCACTTGGTAAAGCTGGAGTTGAGAAGAATCTAACTTGCTGTGCTGATTGTGTAGATAATTTCAACAGAGAAGTTAAAACCATCACAAGCATACAAGTTAAAACTGAGTCAACAACCACTTACTCCAGCCCAGGTTTGCCTTTATGGCTCCAAAAGTACAAGGAAGAGCACAgacaagaaaacaatcaacag GAATCTGAGGTAATGGTAGATCTCTGCAAGAAGTGGAATTCTATTTGCAGTTCTGTTCACAAACAACAACCtcattttctagaaaaaggCTTAATTAGCCCTCTATCTTCATCACCATCTCCTTGTTCCTCTAATTCAATATCCTCTTCAAATGACCACATGATGAAAAGCTCAAGCAAGTTGCATAAAAGCCTTTTGAACTGGCCTGTCATCTTTGAATCAAATCAATCACCAAAAGAACACCAATTCTTCATATTTGATCAAAATGAAAGTACAAAGCCAGAGCTTTTATCCAATCCTAATTCAAGTCCTAATTCTGCTTCCTCTAGTGAAGCAAGTGGATACATGGAGAACATAGATAGGTTCAAAGAGTTCAATTCAGATAACATGAAGATCCTTTGCAAGGCATTGGAGAAAAAGGTCCCATGGCAAAAAGACATAATTCCTGAGATAGTTAGTACAATTCTTGAATGTaggtccaaaaagaaagaatctTGGTTGTTCTTTTTAGGTGCTGATTCtgaaggaaaagagaaaatttcaaGGGAATTGGCGAAAATCGCTTTTGGTTCAGAAGATAGCTTTGTTTCCATTGGACTCAGCAGCTTTTCATCATCAAGAGCTGATTCAACTGATCATCAAGAAGTGATTAGTAATAAGAGATCAAGAAATGAACATGGAAGGAGTTATCTTGAGAGATTTGCTGATGCAGTTCAAGAAAATCCAAGCAAAGTTTTCTTCATGGAAGATATTGATCAAGTTGATCCCTTTTGCCAAAAGGGTATCAAGAAAGCAATAGAAACTGGAAGTTTGACACTTTCTGATGATGATTTAGTGTCTTTTAAGGATGCTATAATCATTTTCAGCTCTGAGAGTTTCAGTTCAGTTTCTAGAGCCTGTTCTCCTCATCATGTTACAAAGAAATGTGATGATCAAGATTTTaaggagaaaaatcaagaaaaaattggagaTGAAATTAGTGCTCCTTCTTCAATATTAGATTTGAATGTTGCCACTGAGGAAGCAAATGGAGATGAAAACTTAATGGTGTCTCATGATATTGGCATTTGGGAAGCAGTGGACAAACAAGTTATCTTCAAGATTCAAGTCTTGTGA